Proteins encoded by one window of Streptomyces clavuligerus:
- a CDS encoding 4a-hydroxytetrahydrobiopterin dehydratase, giving the protein MPATPLTETELAQVLTDLPDWTVRNGKLTATFRADRPAVPALYAAVAAAEDEANHHAEVTILYGTIGFALNTHDAGDAITALDTAMATRLTALADAHGARPTGN; this is encoded by the coding sequence GTGCCCGCGACCCCGCTGACCGAGACCGAACTCGCCCAGGTCCTCACCGACCTCCCCGACTGGACCGTCCGGAACGGAAAGCTCACCGCCACCTTCAGGGCCGACCGCCCCGCCGTACCCGCCCTCTACGCCGCCGTCGCGGCGGCCGAGGACGAGGCCAACCACCACGCCGAGGTCACGATCCTCTACGGCACCATCGGCTTCGCCCTCAACACCCATGACGCCGGGGACGCGATCACCGCCCTCGACACGGCGATGGCCACCCGCCTCACCGCCCTCGCCGACGCGCACGGTGCCCGGCCGACCGGGAACTGA
- a CDS encoding HNH endonuclease family protein — translation MLAFSFVPPASASTASTATSAASAASISSVSSVSSPDAPGGAPGLRAETARLGVAVGRLVIADENRTGYSRNLFRHWNAGLNLRDGCNTRNEVLIAEAVEPPTVGPGCALTGGMWLSYYDEVRVTPATALDIDHMVPLAEAWDSGAHGWDPGRREAYANDQGQASSLVAVTARANRSKADQDPAEWLPPAQSALCRYVAEWTATKLRWNLTVDGTERERLFTVAAGCPTTTVSWETAP, via the coding sequence GTGCTCGCTTTCTCCTTCGTTCCTCCGGCTTCCGCCTCCACCGCCTCCACCGCTACCTCTGCTGCCTCTGCTGCCTCTATTTCCTCTGTTTCCTCTGTTTCCTCCCCTGACGCGCCGGGTGGTGCCCCGGGACTCCGTGCCGAGACCGCGCGGCTCGGGGTCGCCGTCGGGCGGCTGGTCATCGCCGACGAGAACCGGACCGGCTACAGCCGGAATCTCTTCCGGCACTGGAACGCGGGGCTGAACCTCCGCGACGGCTGCAACACCCGTAACGAGGTGCTGATCGCGGAGGCCGTCGAGCCGCCCACGGTCGGCCCCGGCTGCGCGCTGACGGGCGGGATGTGGCTGTCGTACTACGACGAGGTGCGGGTGACCCCTGCCACGGCACTGGACATCGACCATATGGTTCCGCTGGCCGAGGCATGGGACTCCGGCGCCCACGGCTGGGACCCGGGCCGCCGGGAGGCGTACGCGAACGACCAGGGCCAGGCGTCCTCGCTGGTGGCGGTCACCGCGCGGGCGAACCGTTCCAAGGCCGACCAGGACCCGGCGGAGTGGCTGCCTCCGGCTCAGAGCGCGCTCTGCCGCTATGTCGCGGAGTGGACGGCGACCAAGCTCCGCTGGAACCTCACCGTCGACGGAACCGAGCGGGAGAGGCTGTTCACGGTCGCGGCGGGCTGCCCGACGACCACGGTGAGCTGGGAGACCGCGCCGTAG
- a CDS encoding serine hydrolase domain-containing protein, whose protein sequence is MSSRPSTPGPGRVLGAALAAAAVTVGLLQAPAASAASVASTATAAEDRPRGRQGAAVQQVLEDAVRSGTPGMLASVTSGGPGGNVYTWRGAAGVADLRTGERRGHHDRFRIGSVTKSLTAAVVLTLAAEGRLDLDDTVEQWLPGLIAGHGHDGSAVTIRQLLNHTSGISDYSSNREFFDRYIGRDFLKNRFQRHTPESLVGWAVRAAPDFAPGTGWRYSNTNYIVAGLIIQKVTGRSYENEVERRVLRPLGMRDTSLPRHSVTLPRPSGRGYTKVPFGDPAGAVHDGTALNTSTGWAAGDIISTTGDLQRFVRALMSGRLLPPAQQKELTTTVPTTEEGHRYGLGVGWTTLPCGVGIWGHAGGIHGSRTGVYADGRGGRSLVVNANADWAGSPEAALNAAFCPPEPRSGPSA, encoded by the coding sequence ATGTCGTCGCGACCGTCCACCCCCGGCCCCGGCCGAGTCCTCGGCGCGGCCCTGGCGGCGGCGGCCGTCACCGTCGGACTGCTTCAGGCGCCGGCCGCCTCCGCTGCCTCCGTCGCCTCGACGGCCACCGCGGCGGAGGACCGGCCCCGGGGTCGTCAGGGCGCCGCCGTGCAGCAGGTCCTTGAGGACGCGGTGCGCTCCGGTACGCCCGGAATGCTGGCCTCCGTCACCAGTGGCGGGCCGGGCGGCAACGTGTACACCTGGCGGGGCGCGGCGGGCGTCGCCGATCTGCGGACCGGTGAGAGACGCGGGCACCACGACCGCTTCCGCATCGGGTCGGTCACCAAGAGTCTCACCGCCGCCGTGGTCCTCACGCTGGCGGCCGAAGGGCGGCTGGACCTGGACGACACCGTCGAACAGTGGCTCCCCGGCCTGATCGCGGGCCATGGCCACGACGGCTCCGCGGTGACCATTCGCCAACTCCTCAACCACACCAGCGGCATCAGCGACTACAGCTCGAACCGGGAGTTCTTCGACCGTTACATCGGCCGGGACTTCCTGAAGAACCGCTTCCAGCGGCACACCCCCGAGAGCCTGGTCGGCTGGGCCGTGCGCGCCGCCCCCGACTTCGCCCCCGGCACCGGCTGGCGCTACTCCAACACCAACTACATCGTGGCCGGGCTGATCATCCAGAAGGTGACCGGACGGTCCTACGAGAACGAGGTCGAACGGCGGGTGCTGCGCCCCCTGGGTATGCGGGACACCTCCCTGCCCCGCCACTCGGTGACACTGCCCCGGCCCTCGGGCCGCGGCTACACCAAGGTCCCGTTCGGCGACCCCGCCGGAGCCGTGCACGACGGCACCGCGCTGAACACCTCCACCGGCTGGGCCGCCGGGGACATCATCTCGACGACCGGCGATCTCCAGCGTTTCGTCCGTGCCCTGATGTCCGGGCGGCTGCTGCCCCCCGCGCAGCAGAAGGAGCTGACCACGACCGTGCCGACCACCGAGGAGGGCCACCGCTACGGGCTCGGTGTGGGCTGGACGACGCTGCCGTGCGGGGTCGGGATATGGGGGCACGCCGGTGGAATCCATGGTTCCCGCACCGGTGTGTACGCCGACGGGCGGGGCGGACGGTCCCTCGTCGTGAACGCCAACGCCGACTGGGCCGGCAGTCCCGAGGCGGCGCTGAACGCGGCGTTCTGCCCGCCGGAGCCCCGGTCCGGTCCATCGGCGTAA
- a CDS encoding fluoride efflux transporter FluC — translation MATGEHPPSSAHRPGGRAGGAGAAVLEAVDPDVDLRVPEQRAEMAGARRLPLLAVIAAGGVIGALARYALSVAWPWSGEGFPWTTLTINVSGSALMGVLMPLVTADATDTADAAGDGGAPVRRAAHPLVRPFAGVGVLGGFTTFSAYAGDFHTLVGRGATGQALLYAAGSVVLCVAAVWLTARATRAAMVRRAR, via the coding sequence GTGGCGACAGGTGAACACCCCCCTTCCTCCGCGCACCGCCCCGGGGGCCGGGCCGGCGGCGCGGGCGCGGCGGTCCTTGAGGCCGTCGATCCGGATGTGGATCTCCGGGTACCGGAGCAGCGCGCGGAGATGGCCGGGGCGCGGCGGCTGCCGCTGCTCGCGGTGATCGCGGCGGGTGGCGTGATCGGAGCGCTCGCCCGGTACGCGCTCTCCGTGGCCTGGCCCTGGTCGGGCGAGGGTTTCCCCTGGACCACGCTGACGATCAATGTCAGCGGCTCCGCGCTCATGGGCGTGCTGATGCCGCTGGTCACGGCGGATGCGACGGATACGGCGGATGCTGCGGGCGACGGTGGCGCCCCGGTGCGCAGGGCCGCGCATCCCCTCGTACGGCCGTTCGCGGGCGTCGGGGTCCTGGGCGGGTTCACCACGTTCTCGGCGTACGCGGGCGACTTCCACACCCTGGTCGGACGCGGGGCCACCGGGCAGGCGCTGCTCTACGCGGCGGGGTCGGTCGTCCTCTGTGTCGCCGCCGTCTGGCTGACCGCCCGCGCCACCCGGGCGGCCATGGTCCGGCGGGCCCGGTGA
- a CDS encoding methyltransferase domain-containing protein: MRTQDAQTLVLCTLADGPLHGYAINTAIERLSGSRLGPGSLYGALNRLEAKGLVEPLEGQGRARPVRITAQGRAVLEREARSMARVSDRVFESVPPDEIHYLDRVAAGRAGRSYKKVMLDALAARPGHTALDLGCGPGTDLGALAEAVAPDSGSGSADGRREDKGTGPCPGRVIGVDISEEMAAQARERTAGLRPVRIRVADMHRLPFADRSADRARTDRALQHVDDPVRVLAEIRRVLRPGGRLVLGEPDWDSLTVDHPDRETSRAYTRFVADRVIRNGTLGRELPRLALAAGFTVPAVLPVVSVFRDVRSADAILGLKRTTERAVAAGYLTDTAARDWLDHLATGPFLAAVTLYVVVAAVPLEIG, translated from the coding sequence ATGCGTACCCAGGATGCCCAGACGCTCGTCCTCTGCACCCTCGCCGACGGCCCGCTGCACGGATACGCGATCAATACCGCGATCGAGAGGCTGTCGGGCAGTCGGCTCGGCCCCGGCAGCCTCTATGGAGCCCTCAACCGGCTGGAGGCCAAGGGGCTCGTCGAACCGCTGGAGGGCCAGGGCCGCGCCCGGCCCGTGCGGATCACCGCGCAGGGGCGGGCGGTGCTGGAGCGGGAGGCACGCTCGATGGCCCGTGTGAGCGACCGGGTCTTCGAGTCCGTGCCGCCCGACGAGATCCACTACCTCGACCGGGTCGCCGCCGGCCGGGCCGGGCGCTCGTACAAGAAGGTCATGCTCGACGCCCTGGCGGCCCGGCCCGGGCACACCGCCCTCGACCTCGGGTGCGGTCCGGGCACCGACCTCGGCGCGCTCGCCGAGGCGGTAGCACCGGATTCCGGTTCCGGTTCCGCTGACGGCCGTCGCGAGGACAAGGGCACCGGCCCCTGTCCCGGGCGCGTGATCGGCGTCGACATCAGCGAGGAGATGGCAGCACAGGCCCGGGAACGGACCGCGGGGCTCCGTCCGGTCCGGATCCGCGTCGCCGACATGCACCGGCTGCCGTTCGCCGACCGCAGCGCCGACCGGGCCCGCACCGACCGCGCGCTCCAGCACGTCGACGATCCCGTCCGGGTGCTCGCCGAGATCCGACGGGTACTGCGGCCCGGCGGGCGGCTGGTGCTCGGCGAGCCCGACTGGGACTCCCTCACCGTCGACCACCCCGACCGGGAGACGTCCCGCGCCTACACCCGTTTTGTCGCCGACCGGGTGATCCGGAACGGGACCCTCGGCCGGGAACTGCCCCGGCTCGCCCTCGCCGCCGGATTCACCGTTCCGGCCGTGCTGCCCGTCGTCTCCGTCTTCCGCGATGTGCGGTCCGCCGACGCGATCCTGGGGCTGAAACGGACCACCGAACGGGCCGTAGCCGCCGGATATCTCACCGACACCGCCGCCCGGGACTGGCTGGACCACCTGGCCACCGGGCCGTTCCTCGCCGCCGTGACGCTGTATGTGGTGGTCGCGGCGGTGCCGCTGGAGATCGGCTGA
- a CDS encoding fumarylacetoacetate hydrolase family protein, translating to MEGHRFTRFAHRSDTRYGRTDGITVEFLDGDPVRSAARPTGETVPLKDVRLLAPVRPGKIVAVGRNYADHIAETGMGAPAVPRLFFKPPSAVIGPDEPIHYPPQSRQVEHEAELAVVIGRTTRAVPAADALSHVFGYTCANDVTARDIQKADGQPSWAKAFDTFCPLGPWITTGLDPADLEIQCHINGERRQHARTSRLLTPVADLIAYISAAVTLDPGDIILTGTPAGVGPIAPGDTVEVSISGVGTLSNPVASAAQ from the coding sequence ATGGAAGGACATCGGTTCACCCGCTTCGCACACCGCAGTGATACGCGGTACGGCCGTACGGACGGCATCACGGTGGAGTTCCTGGACGGGGACCCCGTACGGAGCGCCGCCAGGCCCACAGGAGAGACCGTTCCGTTGAAGGACGTACGGCTTCTCGCTCCGGTCCGCCCCGGGAAGATCGTGGCCGTGGGCCGGAACTACGCCGACCATATCGCCGAGACGGGCATGGGCGCACCGGCCGTACCCCGGCTCTTCTTCAAACCGCCGTCCGCCGTGATCGGACCGGACGAGCCCATCCACTACCCACCCCAGTCCCGGCAGGTCGAGCACGAAGCGGAACTGGCCGTCGTCATCGGCCGCACCACCCGGGCCGTACCGGCGGCGGACGCGCTCTCCCACGTCTTCGGCTACACCTGCGCCAACGACGTGACGGCCCGGGACATCCAGAAGGCGGACGGGCAGCCGTCGTGGGCCAAGGCGTTCGACACGTTCTGCCCACTCGGCCCCTGGATCACCACCGGACTCGACCCGGCGGACCTGGAGATCCAGTGCCACATCAACGGCGAACGCCGACAGCACGCCCGCACCAGCCGACTGCTCACCCCGGTCGCCGACCTGATCGCGTACATCAGCGCCGCCGTCACCCTGGACCCCGGGGACATCATCCTCACCGGCACCCCCGCCGGAGTGGGACCGATCGCCCCCGGGGACACCGTGGAGGTCTCCATCAGCGGCGTCGGCACCCTGTCCAACCCGGTCGCCTCAGCGGCGCAATAG
- a CDS encoding MerR family transcriptional regulator, with protein sequence MEWSIQEIARRAGTTSRTLRHYGDVGLLHPSRVGAHGYRYYGPEALVRLQRILLLRELGLGLPAIAEVLEGERDAAAALRTHLELLELERERVGRQIASVRTTLHKIETGEDLMPEDVLDGFDHTRYEQEVTERWGREAYRRGDQWWRSLSESRRRAYQEEQKEIARAFGQALADGLAAGSGAAQGLAHRQYLWLSVFEPPSRSHFAGLGEMYVADHRFGAHYDRHGAGTALFVRDAMAVYAERNLTDG encoded by the coding sequence ATGGAGTGGTCGATCCAGGAGATCGCCCGGCGCGCCGGGACGACGAGCCGGACCCTGCGGCACTACGGGGACGTGGGGCTGCTGCACCCCAGCCGGGTGGGGGCCCATGGCTATCGCTACTACGGACCCGAGGCCCTGGTGCGTCTCCAGCGCATTCTGCTGCTGCGCGAGCTGGGGCTCGGTCTGCCCGCGATCGCCGAGGTGCTCGAAGGGGAGCGGGACGCCGCGGCGGCCCTGCGGACCCATCTGGAACTGCTGGAGCTGGAGCGCGAGCGCGTCGGCCGGCAGATCGCCTCGGTGCGGACCACCCTTCACAAGATCGAGACAGGGGAGGACCTCATGCCCGAGGACGTATTGGACGGTTTCGACCACACGCGGTACGAGCAGGAGGTCACCGAGCGCTGGGGCCGGGAGGCGTACCGGCGCGGTGACCAGTGGTGGCGCTCGCTGAGCGAGTCACGGCGGCGCGCGTACCAGGAGGAGCAGAAGGAGATCGCCCGTGCCTTCGGCCAGGCGCTGGCGGACGGTCTGGCCGCCGGCAGCGGGGCGGCGCAGGGGCTCGCCCACCGGCAGTATCTGTGGCTTTCGGTCTTCGAGCCGCCCTCCAGGTCCCATTTCGCCGGACTGGGGGAGATGTACGTCGCGGATCATCGCTTCGGCGCGCACTACGACCGGCACGGGGCCGGGACGGCGCTGTTCGTCCGTGACGCGATGGCGGTCTACGCGGAACGGAATCTGACCGACGGCTGA
- a CDS encoding metallopeptidase family protein has product MLDMTRDAFEELVAEALDTIPPELTRVMDNVAVFVEDEPDPSDPELLGLYEGTPLTERGEWYAGVLPDRISIYMGPTLRYCETREDVVHEVAVTVVHEIAHHFGIDDDRLHELGWG; this is encoded by the coding sequence GTGCTGGATATGACGCGAGACGCCTTTGAAGAGCTGGTGGCCGAGGCCCTGGACACGATCCCGCCCGAGCTGACCCGGGTCATGGACAACGTGGCCGTGTTCGTGGAGGACGAGCCCGACCCCTCCGACCCGGAGCTGCTCGGCCTGTACGAGGGCACCCCGCTCACCGAGCGCGGCGAGTGGTACGCCGGGGTGCTCCCCGACCGGATCTCGATCTACATGGGGCCCACGCTCCGCTACTGCGAGACCCGCGAGGACGTGGTGCACGAGGTCGCCGTGACCGTCGTCCACGAGATCGCCCACCACTTCGGCATCGACGACGACCGGCTGCACGAGCTGGGCTGGGGCTGA
- a CDS encoding alpha/beta fold hydrolase, whose product MHMSTRVLPNPHPRPHSQRRPVVRRRALSVLLALSASAAVVAPGAAVAQEGAGATAVAPPPIRWGACPANPPMPDPSPRAQCGTLRVPVDWANPQGPKTSVFVARYRATEPGKRVGVLMTNPGGPGNPGADAAMYADDPYDGYTPEMLQRFDIVSFDPRGIGRSEGIRCDESIAGKIPSRPRDAAEFERLRTLNGQLAESCLRQMGPLAAHMDTESVARDMDALRAAVGEQRISFLGHSYGTSIGERYARLFPQRLRALALDSAVAPGRVGAERFLTEGSAAVDDIFEKLLALCEKDTSCALKGQRLIDVTRELFARADAGTLRAPGTDGPTQEKIDADQLVDHLYGALRRLDPETATRDLAALHSGTGEVHLGDSGPERAWQLVLCRDDDLRIRDWAEYRAIRERVAKAAPYVRYSSQALDMVLGCQGWMPPKAPSGKAEAPSGKAKGLSGNVEGLSGKAKGTLPPVLVVNATHDAATPLAGARRMAAVFPKASLLTVDTVGHWMYALPEPKRAINAYLSGRG is encoded by the coding sequence ATGCATATGAGTACGCGTGTCCTGCCGAATCCGCACCCGCGCCCGCACTCGCAGCGGCGTCCAGTCGTCCGGCGGCGGGCCCTGTCGGTGCTGCTGGCCCTGTCGGCGTCCGCCGCCGTGGTTGCTCCCGGTGCGGCCGTGGCCCAGGAGGGGGCCGGGGCCACGGCGGTCGCACCGCCGCCGATCCGCTGGGGGGCCTGCCCCGCCAATCCGCCCATGCCCGACCCCAGCCCCCGGGCGCAGTGCGGAACGCTCCGGGTGCCGGTGGACTGGGCCAATCCACAGGGGCCGAAGACCTCGGTCTTCGTCGCCCGGTACCGGGCGACCGAGCCCGGGAAGCGGGTCGGGGTACTGATGACGAACCCGGGCGGGCCCGGGAACCCCGGCGCCGATGCCGCGATGTACGCGGACGATCCGTACGACGGCTACACCCCGGAGATGCTCCAGCGCTTCGACATCGTCTCCTTCGACCCGCGCGGCATCGGCCGCAGCGAAGGCATCCGCTGTGACGAGTCGATCGCCGGGAAGATTCCGTCCCGGCCCCGCGACGCCGCCGAGTTCGAGCGGTTGCGCACCCTGAACGGACAGCTCGCGGAGAGCTGTCTGCGGCAGATGGGGCCGCTCGCCGCCCATATGGACACCGAGAGCGTGGCCCGTGACATGGACGCGCTGCGCGCCGCCGTCGGAGAGCAGAGGATCAGCTTCCTGGGGCACTCGTACGGCACCTCCATCGGTGAGCGGTACGCGCGTCTCTTTCCGCAGCGGCTCCGGGCGCTGGCCCTGGACAGCGCGGTGGCCCCGGGGCGGGTGGGCGCCGAGCGGTTCCTCACTGAGGGCAGTGCCGCCGTCGACGACATCTTCGAGAAGCTGCTGGCCCTGTGCGAGAAGGACACCTCCTGCGCGTTGAAGGGGCAGAGGCTGATCGACGTCACCAGGGAGCTGTTCGCCCGCGCCGACGCGGGCACGCTCCGGGCGCCGGGGACGGACGGGCCCACCCAGGAGAAGATTGACGCCGATCAGCTTGTGGACCACCTCTACGGAGCGCTCCGCAGGCTGGACCCGGAGACGGCGACGCGGGACCTCGCCGCTCTGCACAGCGGCACGGGCGAGGTCCATCTGGGCGACTCCGGTCCGGAGCGCGCCTGGCAGCTCGTGCTGTGCCGGGACGACGACCTCCGGATCAGGGACTGGGCGGAGTACCGGGCCATCCGGGAACGGGTCGCGAAGGCCGCCCCGTATGTCCGCTACAGCTCCCAGGCGCTGGACATGGTGCTCGGCTGCCAGGGCTGGATGCCGCCCAAGGCCCCGTCCGGGAAGGCCGAGGCCCCGTCCGGGAAGGCCAAGGGTCTGTCCGGGAACGTCGAGGGTCTGTCCGGGAAGGCCAAGGGCACATTGCCGCCGGTCCTCGTGGTCAACGCGACGCACGACGCCGCGACCCCGCTCGCGGGCGCGCGGCGGATGGCCGCCGTCTTCCCGAAGGCGTCCCTGCTCACCGTGGACACCGTGGGCCACTGGATGTACGCGCTGCCGGAGCCGAAGCGGGCGATCAACGCCTATCTTAGCGGCCGTGGGTAA
- a CDS encoding fluoride efflux transporter FluC — protein MSWLLVAVGAAVGAPLRYLTDRAVQTRHDTLFPWGTLTVNAVGCLVLGVLTGAAVDPSAYALLGTGLCGALSTFSTFSYETLRLAEQGRAGLAAAQVGASVGVGIGTLYAGVELGRVLLG, from the coding sequence GTGAGCTGGCTGCTGGTGGCGGTCGGCGCGGCGGTCGGCGCGCCGCTGCGCTATCTGACCGACCGCGCGGTGCAGACGCGCCACGACACGCTGTTCCCCTGGGGAACGCTGACGGTCAACGCCGTCGGCTGCCTGGTGCTGGGGGTGCTCACCGGGGCGGCGGTGGACCCGTCCGCGTACGCCCTGCTCGGTACGGGGCTGTGCGGTGCGCTCAGCACGTTCTCGACGTTCTCGTACGAGACGCTGCGGCTGGCCGAGCAGGGGCGGGCGGGGCTCGCGGCGGCGCAGGTGGGCGCGTCGGTGGGCGTGGGGATCGGGACGCTGTACGCGGGTGTGGAGCTGGGGCGCGTACTGCTGGGGTGA
- a CDS encoding DEAD/DEAH box helicase, with protein sequence MSNFSNDHAVLPADEETAVVDSVAVETAPEAPEVVETAAQAVVEAVAVADEDGIEEDGIEVEADVETADDSATAEPTITFADLGLPEGVVRKLAQNGVTTPFPIQAATIPDALAGKDILGRGRTGSGKTLSFGLPTLARLAQGRTEKKKPRAVILTPTRELAMQVADALQPYGDVLGLKMKVVCGGTSMGNQIYALERGVDILVATPGRLRDIINRGACSLENVEVAVLDEADQMSDLGFLPEVTELLDQVPGGGQRMLFSATMENEISTLVKRYLTNPVSHEVDSAQGNVTTMTHHVLVVKPKDKAPVTAAIAARKGRTIIFVRTQLGADRIAEQLREAGVKADALHGGMTQGARTRTLADFKDGYVNALVATDVAARGIHVDGIDLVLNVDPAGDHKDYLHRSGRTARAGKSGTVVSLSLPHQRRQIFRLMEDAGVEASRHIVGGAGAFDPEVAEITGARSLTEVQADSANNAAKQAEREVADLTRQLERIQRRAVELREEADRLVARAARERGEDPEAAVAEVAEAAGAELEAAVAAAKAAEQPVERRDDRGNFERRGRSFDRRDERGDDRGGRSFERRDDRGGSFRRDDRGGSSFRGDDRGGRSFERRDDRGGSSFRGDDRGGRSFERRDDRGGSFRRDDRGGSSFRGDDRGGRSFERRDDRGGSSFRGDDRGGRSFERRDDRGGSFRRDDRPSAHRGSDRPFNRDRHDDRPSGGYRSGGSDRPHGRRDDHRGGSNTGSFGRRDDKPRWKRNG encoded by the coding sequence ATGTCCAATTTCAGTAACGATCACGCCGTCCTGCCCGCTGACGAGGAGACCGCCGTGGTCGACTCCGTCGCCGTCGAGACGGCCCCCGAGGCCCCCGAGGTCGTCGAGACCGCCGCGCAGGCCGTCGTCGAGGCCGTCGCTGTCGCCGACGAGGACGGGATCGAGGAGGACGGGATCGAGGTCGAGGCCGACGTCGAGACCGCCGACGACTCCGCCACCGCCGAGCCCACGATCACCTTCGCCGACCTGGGGCTTCCCGAGGGCGTCGTCCGCAAGCTGGCGCAGAACGGCGTGACCACCCCGTTCCCGATCCAGGCGGCGACCATCCCGGACGCCCTGGCCGGCAAGGACATCCTCGGCCGTGGCCGCACCGGCTCCGGCAAGACCCTGTCGTTCGGTCTGCCGACCCTGGCGCGTCTCGCCCAGGGCCGCACCGAGAAGAAGAAGCCCCGCGCGGTCATCCTCACCCCGACCCGTGAGCTGGCCATGCAGGTCGCGGACGCGCTCCAGCCGTACGGCGATGTGCTCGGCCTGAAGATGAAGGTCGTCTGCGGCGGTACGTCCATGGGCAACCAGATCTACGCGCTGGAGCGCGGTGTCGACATCCTCGTTGCCACCCCGGGCCGACTGCGCGACATCATCAACCGCGGCGCCTGCTCCCTGGAGAACGTCGAGGTCGCCGTCCTCGACGAGGCCGACCAGATGTCCGACCTGGGCTTCCTGCCCGAGGTCACCGAGCTGCTCGACCAGGTCCCCGGGGGCGGTCAGCGGATGCTCTTCTCGGCCACCATGGAGAACGAGATCTCCACGCTGGTCAAGCGCTACCTGACCAACCCGGTCAGCCACGAGGTCGACAGCGCCCAGGGCAATGTCACCACCATGACCCACCACGTCCTCGTCGTGAAGCCGAAGGACAAGGCGCCGGTCACCGCCGCGATCGCCGCCCGCAAGGGCCGCACGATCATCTTCGTCCGCACCCAGCTCGGCGCGGACCGCATCGCCGAGCAGCTCCGCGAGGCGGGTGTGAAGGCCGACGCGCTGCACGGTGGTATGACCCAGGGCGCGCGTACCCGGACGCTGGCGGACTTCAAGGACGGCTACGTCAACGCGCTGGTCGCGACCGACGTCGCCGCGCGCGGTATCCACGTCGACGGCATCGACCTGGTCCTGAACGTGGACCCGGCCGGTGACCACAAGGACTATCTGCACCGTTCCGGCCGTACCGCGCGTGCGGGCAAGTCGGGCACCGTCGTCTCGCTGTCCCTGCCGCACCAGCGCCGTCAGATCTTCCGTCTGATGGAGGACGCGGGCGTCGAGGCGTCGCGGCACATCGTGGGCGGCGCGGGCGCGTTCGACCCGGAGGTCGCCGAGATCACCGGCGCGCGTTCGCTGACCGAGGTCCAGGCGGACTCCGCGAACAACGCCGCCAAGCAGGCCGAGCGCGAGGTCGCCGACCTCACCCGCCAGCTGGAGCGCATCCAGCGGCGCGCCGTCGAGCTGCGCGAGGAGGCCGACCGTCTGGTGGCCCGCGCGGCGCGCGAGCGCGGCGAGGACCCCGAGGCGGCCGTCGCCGAGGTGGCCGAGGCCGCCGGGGCCGAGCTGGAGGCCGCTGTGGCCGCCGCGAAGGCCGCGGAGCAGCCGGTGGAGCGCCGGGACGACCGGGGCAACTTCGAGCGCCGCGGGCGTTCGTTCGACCGCCGGGACGAGCGTGGCGATGACCGTGGTGGTCGTTCGTTCGAGCGTCGTGATGACCGTGGTGGTTCGTTCCGTCGTGATGACCGTGGTGGTTCGTCGTTCCGTGGTGACGACCGTGGTGGTCGTTCGTTCGAGCGCCGTGACGACCGTGGTGGTTCGTCGTTCCGTGGCGATGACCGTGGTGGTCGTTCGTTCGAGCGTCGTGATGACCGTGGTGGTTCGTTCCGTCGTGATGACCGTGGTGGTTCGTCGTTCCGTGGTGACGACCGTGGTGGTCGTTCGTTCGAGCGCCGTGACGACCGTGGTGGTTCGTCGTTCCGTGGCGATGACCGTGGTGGTCGTTCGTTCGAGCGCCGCGACGACCGTGGTGGTTCGTTCCGCCGCGACGACCGTCCGTCCGCCCACCGGGGCAGCGACCGCCCGTTCAACCGCGACCGCCACGACGACCGCCCCTCGGGCGGCTACCGCTCCGGCGGCTCGGACCGCCCGCACGGCCGCCGCGACGACCACCGTGGCGGCAGCAACACCGGCTCCTTCGGCCGCCGCGACGACAAGCCGCGCTGGAAGCGCAACGGCTGA